A genomic region of Runella rosea contains the following coding sequences:
- the infC gene encoding translation initiation factor IF-3, protein MAQQQRRPFRPVRQEEPYRINERIRVPQVRLVGENVPQGIYDIQQAIKFAEEQNLDLVEISPNAVPPVCKVIDYSKFKYEQKKKQKEIKANAQKVVIKEIRFSPTTDDHDYDFKLKHAINFLKEGAKVKAYVQFSGREIVFKDQGYKLLERFAKALEEIGKVELEPKLEGKRMSMILTPKAIKK, encoded by the coding sequence ATGGCTCAACAACAACGCAGACCTTTTCGACCCGTTAGACAAGAAGAACCGTACCGCATCAATGAACGTATCCGCGTCCCCCAAGTTCGTTTAGTTGGTGAAAATGTCCCCCAAGGTATATACGATATTCAACAAGCTATAAAGTTTGCGGAAGAACAAAACCTTGATTTGGTAGAGATTTCGCCCAATGCAGTTCCGCCCGTTTGTAAAGTAATTGACTATTCCAAGTTCAAATACGAGCAAAAGAAAAAGCAGAAAGAAATCAAGGCCAATGCCCAAAAAGTGGTCATCAAAGAGATTCGCTTCAGCCCAACAACTGACGATCACGATTATGACTTCAAACTGAAGCACGCCATTAACTTTCTGAAAGAAGGGGCTAAAGTAAAGGCTTACGTGCAGTTTTCAGGTCGTGAAATTGTGTTCAAAGACCAAGGTTACAAGCTTTTGGAACGATTTGCCAAAGCATTGGAAGAAATTGGGAAAGTAGAACTTGAACCGAAACTCGAAGGAAAACGCATGAGCATGATTTTGACTCCCAAGGCAATAAAAAAATAG
- a CDS encoding RluA family pseudouridine synthase encodes MTENQLLTTDEEDELYEHHRIVVDRGQTLMRIDQYLKHHLSNVTRTKLQNAIETESVKVNDKAVKSSYKVKPFDIITVSMPHPPRETDIVAENIPLNIVYEDDEVLVLNKPAGMVVHPAYGNWSGTVVNALVYHFQHLPTGRNGEARPGLIHRIDKDTSGLLVIAKTEYAMAHIARQFFEHTTERTYEALVWGEPKENAGTIIGHVGRSARDRKVMDVYEDGSQGKHAVTHYKVLKSFKYTSLVQCNLETGRTHQIRAHFQHIGHPLFSDSVYGGDKILRGTTSGSYRAFVENCFQLMPRQALHAKSLGFEHPRTKQWMQFESELPEDFMAVLAKWEKFAAE; translated from the coding sequence ATGACGGAAAATCAATTGCTTACAACCGACGAAGAAGATGAATTGTATGAACATCACCGAATCGTTGTTGACCGTGGGCAAACCTTGATGAGGATTGATCAATACCTCAAACATCATCTTTCAAACGTTACGCGTACCAAGCTCCAAAATGCCATTGAAACTGAATCGGTTAAGGTAAACGATAAAGCGGTAAAATCAAGTTATAAAGTCAAGCCCTTTGACATCATAACGGTGTCAATGCCGCATCCCCCGCGCGAAACCGATATTGTGGCCGAAAATATACCGCTAAACATTGTGTACGAAGATGATGAAGTATTAGTGCTCAACAAACCCGCTGGAATGGTCGTTCACCCCGCTTACGGCAACTGGTCTGGAACGGTAGTCAACGCGCTGGTGTATCATTTTCAACATTTACCCACGGGTAGAAATGGGGAAGCAAGGCCAGGGTTGATTCACCGCATTGATAAAGATACTTCGGGGCTGTTGGTGATTGCCAAAACTGAATATGCCATGGCGCACATTGCCCGTCAATTTTTCGAACATACCACCGAGCGTACTTACGAAGCGTTGGTATGGGGAGAACCCAAAGAAAACGCAGGAACGATCATAGGGCACGTTGGCCGAAGCGCCCGCGACCGTAAAGTGATGGATGTGTACGAGGATGGAAGTCAGGGGAAACACGCCGTAACGCACTACAAAGTGTTGAAATCTTTTAAATATACTTCGCTGGTTCAGTGCAATCTGGAAACGGGCCGTACCCACCAAATCAGGGCGCATTTTCAGCACATTGGGCATCCGCTTTTTAGTGATTCTGTCTACGGCGGCGACAAGATTTTGCGCGGCACTACGAGCGGTAGCTACCGGGCCTTTGTTGAGAATTGTTTTCAACTCATGCCGCGCCAAGCACTGCATGCCAAATCCCTTGGATTTGAACACCCCCGCACCAAACAATGGATGCAGTTTGAATCAGAATTACCAGAAGATTTTATGGCCGTTTTGGCAAAATGGGAAAAATTCGCTGCTGAATAA
- a CDS encoding DUF983 domain-containing protein, translating to MSLIHLMQNKCPKCHQGQVFSTTNLFSFRPAKMQEECSHCRQNFSKEPGFYWGAMYVSYGLATLEMALAYVLLISIGIDAFDFLNLAVCIALVLVLFPFNFRMARLIWLYLFTNLIES from the coding sequence ATGTCTCTCATTCATTTAATGCAAAATAAATGCCCCAAATGCCACCAAGGGCAAGTGTTTAGTACCACAAACTTATTTAGTTTCAGACCCGCAAAAATGCAGGAAGAGTGTTCGCATTGCCGTCAAAATTTCAGCAAAGAGCCAGGCTTTTATTGGGGGGCCATGTACGTGAGTTATGGATTGGCCACGCTCGAAATGGCGCTGGCCTACGTTTTGTTAATCTCAATCGGTATTGATGCTTTTGATTTCTTAAATCTTGCGGTTTGTATTGCCCTTGTGTTGGTGCTTTTTCCGTTTAATTTCCGAATGGCACGACTGATATGGCTCTATCTTTTTACTAATTTGATAGAATCATAA
- a CDS encoding AraC family transcriptional regulator translates to MKQLPIYGINAFLEPGMVHSFYANELKTHLESHQFVNTPHKHSTFIAILFTSGSGLHNIDFNTYEVRAGSVFLLTPGQVHSWELSEDVEGYVFFHTQAFYNDVYLTRKLDHFPFFYLQTNYPVIYLEAQEVLHFETLFKAIFEEHQGNLPYKYDKLVSLIDIVYIQLARLYKEESLKVNNQHGHYVRVKQLEKLIDTHYKTKKLPNEYADLMHMTTRHLNRICQETLHQTTGDLILKRVMIEAQRMLIYNDLTVSAVADQLGYDDYSYFIRLFKKYLGESPKKFQQRMNQLSS, encoded by the coding sequence ATGAAGCAACTGCCCATTTACGGCATTAATGCCTTTTTGGAACCAGGAATGGTCCATTCTTTTTATGCCAATGAATTAAAAACCCACCTCGAAAGCCACCAATTTGTCAATACTCCGCACAAACACAGTACATTTATTGCCATCTTATTCACCTCGGGAAGCGGTTTGCATAACATTGATTTCAATACCTACGAAGTTCGGGCTGGCAGCGTTTTTTTACTTACACCAGGCCAAGTCCACAGTTGGGAGTTGTCAGAAGATGTGGAGGGTTACGTCTTTTTTCATACACAGGCATTTTACAACGACGTATATCTTACTCGAAAGTTAGACCATTTTCCGTTCTTTTATCTTCAAACCAATTACCCCGTGATTTATCTCGAAGCGCAGGAGGTATTGCATTTCGAAACGCTATTCAAAGCGATTTTTGAGGAGCATCAAGGAAACTTACCTTACAAGTATGATAAATTGGTTTCATTGATTGACATAGTCTATATTCAACTTGCGCGTTTATATAAAGAAGAAAGTTTGAAGGTTAACAACCAACACGGCCATTATGTGCGGGTCAAACAGTTGGAAAAATTGATTGATACACACTATAAAACAAAAAAACTCCCGAACGAATACGCAGATTTGATGCACATGACCACGCGGCATCTAAACCGAATCTGTCAAGAAACCCTTCATCAAACCACGGGAGATTTGATTCTTAAAAGGGTAATGATAGAAGCGCAAAGAATGCTGATTTACAACGACCTGACCGTATCAGCAGTGGCGGACCAACTTGGCTACGATGATTATTCGTATTTTATTCGACTCTTCAAAAAATACCTGGGCGAATCTCCGAAAAAATTCCAACAACGAATGAATCAGTTGTCTTCTTAA
- a CDS encoding VOC family protein: MNNLISGIQQVGIGVPNANEVWKWYRKTLGLNVPIFNDEADAKLMTSYTSGEVRRRHAIMALNMAGGGGVEIWQYKNRVPVEPSFIPELGDLGIFAIKIKCLDVPKFYAQLADSEYKSSPENSPEQRANFWLKDCRGNLLQIVPNESWFRPNGSLTGGVCGAVIGVSNMEKAIQFYANTLQIDQIVYDKSGKFDDFDFVDAKQQKFRRVLLRKTLGETGAFGKLLGGIEIELVQALDRSPRKIFEDRDWGDAGFIHLCFDALDMNALKTRCEANGFPFTVDSADSFDMGEAAGRFSYVEDPDGTLIEFVETHRVPILKKLGIYLNLKKRKKQTHLPDWMVATLGWGKVKD; the protein is encoded by the coding sequence ATGAACAACCTAATTAGTGGAATCCAGCAAGTGGGCATTGGCGTTCCGAACGCCAACGAAGTGTGGAAATGGTATCGGAAAACGCTGGGATTGAACGTACCTATTTTTAATGACGAAGCAGATGCAAAATTAATGACGAGTTATACCTCAGGGGAGGTACGCCGCCGTCACGCCATTATGGCCTTAAATATGGCAGGGGGAGGTGGAGTTGAAATCTGGCAATATAAAAATAGAGTTCCTGTAGAGCCTTCGTTTATTCCTGAATTAGGAGATTTAGGGATTTTCGCCATCAAAATCAAATGCCTTGATGTACCCAAGTTTTATGCGCAATTGGCTGATTCTGAATATAAATCTTCTCCAGAGAACTCGCCTGAACAACGGGCGAATTTTTGGCTGAAAGATTGCCGTGGCAACTTGTTGCAAATTGTACCGAATGAGTCTTGGTTTCGTCCCAACGGCTCACTTACGGGTGGTGTTTGCGGAGCGGTGATTGGCGTGAGTAACATGGAAAAAGCCATTCAATTTTATGCCAATACGTTGCAGATTGACCAGATTGTATATGATAAATCGGGAAAATTTGATGATTTTGATTTTGTGGACGCCAAACAACAAAAATTTAGAAGAGTACTGCTTCGTAAAACCCTTGGAGAAACGGGTGCTTTTGGAAAACTGTTGGGAGGTATTGAAATAGAATTGGTGCAGGCGCTTGACCGTTCACCGCGTAAAATCTTTGAAGACCGTGACTGGGGCGATGCGGGTTTTATTCACTTATGTTTTGACGCCCTTGACATGAATGCCCTAAAAACACGTTGCGAAGCCAATGGCTTCCCCTTTACAGTCGACAGTGCCGACTCGTTCGACATGGGAGAGGCAGCGGGGCGCTTTTCATACGTCGAAGACCCTGACGGCACGCTCATTGAATTTGTGGAAACGCACCGCGTGCCGATTCTTAAAAAATTAGGCATTTATTTGAATCTTAAAAAGCGAAAAAAACAAACGCATCTACCAGATTGGATGGTTGCCACCCTGGGTTGGGGCAAGGTGAAAGATTAA
- a CDS encoding GH92 family glycosyl hydrolase: MNYLNLAVILFLPSLCFAQKSPIQYVNPYIGSAPAVTESARRHSEGASELRGQISPVIGHPHGMTTWTPQTRSTETKCIAPYYYNDPKINGFRASHWLNGSCVQDYGSMAVMPVSGKLKVLAEERAASFTHTNEVVTPAYYSVELLESKIKAELTATQRAGLLRFTFRQKEAAYLVIEPNSDEGEGYVEIFPERKEIVVFNPVHRIYQGAGQPAGFSGFYVLTFEKSFKSYGTWKSNGVQHSERQAKGNGRRENVGAYVEFESEENLVVNVRVGTSFTDLEGARRNLDAELSTLNFDQIKQKAEQAWNLELGKVKVKGTEQDKTVFYTALYHAKHTPRLFSDVDGRYPGFADDTQIYTANGFDYYCDFSLWDTFRAAMPLHVLLEPKRTGHMMQSLTKKAEQGGWMPIFPCWNQYTAAMIGDHVASVVADAYAKGIRNFDVQSAYQYLRKNAFEANKDPKSYESGKGRRGMESYLKYNYIPLEDSVWQAFHKREQTSRTLEYSYDDFCLSTLAKALGHTEDQKTLALRAANFRNVIDPQTGWARGRYADGRWSPNFNPFALRASFITEGSPAQYTWFVPHDVGGLMKIMGGRAPFIAKLDSMFEKGYYWHGNEPGHHTSYLYSYGGAPWKTQRWVRQLIKEEYTADPGGLSGNEDGGQMSSWLVFSMMGFYPVCPGKPVYILGSPSFNELSVTMPNGKLFKINATDNSPTNAYIQSASLNGKPFSKPYLTHEQLTKGGTLVLKMGPKPNETWGSKAPELSSDF, encoded by the coding sequence ATGAACTATCTAAATTTAGCCGTAATTCTTTTCTTACCGTCTCTTTGTTTCGCCCAAAAAAGCCCCATACAGTACGTCAACCCTTACATTGGGTCAGCCCCTGCGGTTACTGAAAGTGCCCGTCGGCACAGCGAAGGAGCCAGTGAATTGCGAGGGCAAATCTCACCTGTGATTGGCCATCCGCATGGTATGACCACTTGGACGCCGCAAACCCGTTCAACAGAAACAAAATGTATTGCTCCTTACTATTACAACGACCCTAAAATCAATGGATTCCGGGCTTCGCATTGGCTCAATGGAAGTTGCGTACAGGATTACGGGAGTATGGCTGTTATGCCCGTTTCTGGAAAACTGAAGGTTTTGGCAGAAGAGAGAGCTGCCAGTTTTACACACACAAATGAGGTGGTTACACCCGCTTATTATTCCGTTGAACTCCTTGAATCAAAAATTAAAGCCGAACTCACCGCTACCCAACGAGCGGGGCTTTTACGGTTTACCTTTCGTCAAAAAGAAGCCGCTTATTTAGTCATTGAACCCAACAGCGACGAAGGAGAGGGCTATGTAGAAATTTTTCCAGAGCGTAAAGAAATTGTGGTTTTCAATCCCGTCCACCGGATTTATCAAGGAGCAGGGCAACCCGCAGGATTCAGTGGGTTTTATGTGCTCACTTTCGAAAAATCTTTTAAATCTTACGGGACTTGGAAATCTAACGGTGTTCAACATTCTGAAAGACAGGCGAAAGGAAATGGGAGGCGTGAGAATGTAGGGGCTTATGTAGAATTTGAGTCTGAAGAAAATCTCGTCGTCAATGTACGGGTAGGAACATCATTTACTGATTTGGAAGGGGCTCGACGAAATCTTGATGCCGAACTTTCGACCCTGAATTTTGACCAAATCAAGCAGAAAGCCGAACAGGCTTGGAACCTCGAATTGGGTAAAGTAAAGGTGAAAGGAACTGAGCAAGATAAAACCGTTTTTTATACCGCTTTGTATCACGCCAAACATACGCCACGTCTTTTTTCGGATGTTGACGGGCGCTATCCGGGTTTTGCGGACGACACTCAAATATATACCGCCAACGGATTTGATTATTACTGCGATTTCAGTCTTTGGGATACCTTCCGGGCGGCCATGCCACTGCACGTGTTGTTGGAGCCAAAACGTACCGGCCACATGATGCAGTCATTGACCAAAAAGGCTGAGCAAGGCGGATGGATGCCCATTTTTCCGTGTTGGAATCAATACACCGCCGCCATGATTGGCGACCATGTGGCTTCGGTTGTGGCCGATGCTTACGCCAAAGGAATTAGAAATTTTGATGTTCAGTCGGCCTATCAGTATTTACGTAAGAATGCTTTTGAGGCCAACAAAGACCCCAAAAGCTATGAGTCAGGGAAGGGGAGAAGGGGTATGGAAAGTTATTTAAAATACAACTACATTCCCCTAGAAGATTCTGTATGGCAGGCTTTTCACAAGCGAGAGCAGACCTCCCGTACCCTCGAATATTCCTACGACGATTTTTGCCTTAGTACCCTTGCCAAGGCGCTAGGCCATACCGAAGATCAAAAAACGTTGGCGTTGAGAGCGGCTAATTTTCGGAACGTCATTGATCCTCAAACTGGCTGGGCGCGCGGAAGGTATGCCGACGGTCGTTGGAGCCCTAATTTTAACCCTTTTGCCTTGAGAGCTTCGTTCATCACCGAAGGCTCCCCCGCCCAATATACTTGGTTTGTTCCGCATGATGTGGGTGGATTGATGAAAATCATGGGCGGCCGAGCGCCTTTTATCGCTAAATTGGATTCAATGTTTGAAAAAGGATACTACTGGCATGGCAACGAGCCAGGCCATCATACCTCTTATTTGTATTCCTACGGCGGCGCTCCTTGGAAAACCCAGCGTTGGGTACGTCAGTTGATCAAAGAGGAATACACTGCCGACCCAGGTGGACTCAGTGGCAATGAAGATGGCGGACAGATGTCATCGTGGTTGGTGTTTAGCATGATGGGTTTTTATCCCGTATGTCCTGGAAAACCCGTTTATATTTTGGGCAGTCCGAGTTTTAATGAGCTGTCGGTGACGATGCCGAACGGTAAATTGTTCAAAATAAATGCGACGGATAATTCACCTACAAATGCCTACATTCAGTCGGCTTCGTTGAATGGCAAACCGTTTTCAAAGCCTTATTTAACCCATGAACAACTGACAAAAGGAGGAACGTTGGTGTTGAAAATGGGTCCGAAGCCAAATGAGACATGGGGGAGTAAGGCGCCTGAGTTGTCATCTGATTTTTAA
- a CDS encoding LytR/AlgR family response regulator transcription factor, whose translation MHKLRCIAVDDEPLALELLEDNIRQIPFMELVASCQNAFEAMDILHEQNADLIFLDIQMPGITGVQFLKSLQGQSSSPMVIFITAYEQYALEGFELDVVDYLLKPVSFERFLKAANKAFELFKLRQQTPAPELLSTHFFVNANYALVKIRYDEITYIEGLKDYVKIYLTSARHPVITRMTLKGIEQKLPSHEFMRVHKSYIVSLDKIQSVRNLKIHIGEAIIPVGEQYVEEFMKSIGEN comes from the coding sequence ATGCATAAACTTCGCTGTATTGCCGTTGATGATGAGCCTTTGGCGCTCGAACTTTTGGAAGATAATATCCGCCAGATTCCTTTTATGGAATTGGTGGCAAGCTGCCAAAACGCTTTTGAGGCAATGGATATACTGCACGAACAGAATGCAGATTTGATTTTTTTAGACATCCAAATGCCTGGAATTACGGGTGTCCAATTTTTGAAATCGTTGCAGGGACAATCGTCGTCTCCCATGGTTATTTTCATCACGGCCTATGAGCAATATGCGCTGGAAGGATTTGAACTTGATGTGGTTGACTATTTGCTTAAACCTGTTTCGTTTGAGCGGTTTTTGAAGGCTGCCAATAAAGCATTCGAACTCTTTAAACTGCGACAGCAGACACCCGCCCCTGAGTTATTATCGACGCATTTTTTTGTTAACGCCAATTATGCACTCGTAAAAATTCGTTACGATGAAATCACCTACATCGAAGGATTGAAGGATTACGTAAAAATCTACCTTACTTCGGCCCGCCATCCCGTTATTACCCGTATGACTCTGAAAGGGATTGAGCAAAAATTGCCTTCGCACGAATTTATGCGGGTACATAAATCTTATATTGTTTCGTTGGATAAAATTCAGTCGGTAAGAAATCTGAAAATTCACATTGGAGAAGCTATCATACCCGTTGGCGAGCAATACGTGGAAGAGTTTATGAAATCTATCGGCGAAAACTAA
- a CDS encoding sensor histidine kinase, with the protein MSAPTLTLPAPPGKIRWRQLLVVFTHIFFWACFIFLPFILIQSQQPAADTPSKLTNEEKERIWQMTFYFSQFFSVLIFYANSEVLLPKVFKKHGLGIYLLIILTTFIVVLTITYFFRYWMMGFAPRTWFTYSTFYSLISVIGVSTCFQLLSDYQREHRLQNEQEKVRLQSELSFLRSQISPHFMFNLMNSLAALARKKSDLLEPMIVKMSDLLRYMLYDSDDARIPLDKEMNYLKSYVELQQMRFGNKVKVEMDFATPTNGLALEPMLLIPFVENAFKHGTGFIREPYIQIALATNKHKLHFRVQNRFNSDFVESKDGSSGIGLANVRRRLELLYPEQHTLKISKEKDIFITEVEITLK; encoded by the coding sequence ATGTCGGCTCCTACTCTTACTTTACCTGCTCCTCCTGGTAAAATACGCTGGCGGCAACTTCTGGTTGTCTTCACCCATATTTTCTTTTGGGCATGTTTTATCTTTTTACCTTTCATCTTGATTCAATCTCAGCAACCCGCTGCTGATACGCCTTCAAAGCTAACAAATGAGGAAAAAGAGCGAATTTGGCAAATGACTTTCTATTTTAGTCAGTTTTTTTCGGTATTGATATTTTACGCTAATTCAGAAGTATTGCTTCCCAAAGTCTTTAAAAAACATGGCTTGGGCATTTATTTGCTTATCATTCTGACCACTTTTATCGTTGTTCTGACGATTACCTATTTCTTTCGTTATTGGATGATGGGATTTGCGCCAAGGACTTGGTTTACGTATTCAACTTTTTATTCGCTTATTTCAGTTATTGGAGTCAGTACCTGTTTTCAATTATTAAGTGATTACCAACGCGAGCATCGTCTCCAAAATGAGCAGGAAAAAGTACGTTTACAATCTGAATTGTCGTTTTTGCGGTCGCAGATAAGCCCTCACTTTATGTTCAATCTGATGAACAGCTTGGCGGCATTGGCCCGTAAGAAGTCAGATTTGTTGGAACCAATGATTGTCAAAATGTCGGATTTGCTCAGATATATGCTCTATGACTCTGACGATGCCAGAATACCGTTGGATAAAGAAATGAATTACCTCAAGAGCTACGTTGAATTGCAACAAATGCGTTTTGGTAATAAAGTTAAAGTGGAAATGGACTTCGCAACGCCCACCAATGGCTTAGCGCTTGAGCCGATGCTATTGATTCCGTTTGTGGAAAATGCCTTTAAACACGGGACGGGTTTTATTCGGGAACCCTACATTCAAATCGCATTGGCAACCAACAAACATAAACTGCATTTTAGAGTACAAAACCGATTCAACAGCGATTTTGTAGAATCCAAAGATGGGAGTTCGGGGATAGGCTTAGCCAACGTTCGTCGTAGATTGGAACTGCTTTATCCAGAACAACATACACTTAAAATATCTAAGGAGAAGGACATCTTCATTACGGAAGTGGAAATTACGTTAAAGTAA
- a CDS encoding hydrogen peroxide-inducible genes activator, whose translation MTFVQLEYLVALDTYRHFAMAAENCCVTQPTLSMQVQKLEDELGVKLFDRSKQPVVPTEIGQLVIKQARLLLRESAQIKDIVDEHRGTVAGEIRVGIIPTLAPYLLPLFLDNFIKKYPQVKLKVIELTTEQLISKLNKDLLDVGIVVTPLQDDRITEYPLFYEEFVAYLSESEKAYQKEFILSEDIDPNHLWLLEEGHCIRGQILNICELRKQNSHMRNFEYEAGSIETLKRMVEHYGGVTILPELSLRDLTEKQRLQVRHFHVPTPTREVSLVMLRHHLKKSIIEAMKTEILNVIPEKMKQNISGKVIELG comes from the coding sequence ATGACATTCGTACAACTTGAATATTTGGTTGCCTTGGATACGTATCGGCATTTTGCAATGGCGGCTGAAAACTGCTGCGTCACGCAGCCGACCCTGAGTATGCAAGTCCAAAAATTGGAAGATGAGTTGGGCGTAAAACTTTTTGACCGCAGTAAACAACCCGTTGTCCCGACTGAAATAGGCCAGTTGGTCATTAAACAAGCGCGGCTTCTGCTGCGTGAATCAGCCCAAATTAAGGATATTGTTGATGAACATCGCGGAACCGTAGCAGGGGAGATTCGGGTAGGAATCATCCCAACGCTGGCGCCGTACCTTTTGCCGTTGTTTTTGGATAATTTTATAAAAAAATACCCGCAGGTAAAGCTGAAAGTAATCGAATTGACTACCGAACAGCTTATTTCTAAACTAAACAAGGATTTGCTCGACGTGGGAATCGTGGTTACCCCCTTGCAGGATGATCGAATTACGGAGTACCCGCTTTTTTACGAGGAGTTTGTGGCTTACCTTTCAGAATCAGAAAAAGCGTACCAAAAAGAATTTATCCTTTCGGAAGACATTGACCCCAATCACCTTTGGCTTTTGGAGGAAGGACATTGTATACGGGGACAAATCCTGAATATCTGTGAGTTGCGGAAGCAGAATTCGCACATGCGAAATTTTGAATACGAGGCAGGAAGTATCGAAACCCTCAAACGGATGGTGGAACATTATGGTGGCGTAACGATTTTGCCCGAATTGTCACTGCGGGATTTAACGGAGAAGCAGCGGTTGCAGGTTCGTCATTTTCACGTTCCTACTCCCACCCGAGAGGTTAGTCTGGTAATGCTCCGGCATCACCTCAAAAAGAGCATTATTGAAGCAATGAAAACCGAAATCCTGAATGTTATCCCCGAAAAAATGAAACAGAACATTTCGGGAAAGGTGATAGAACTGGGTTAA
- a CDS encoding MalY/PatB family protein yields MSIFDTEINRRHTNSYKWDKYPENVLPVWVADMDFQAAPPILEALNRVTQHGVFGYSRCPDELNEVMMERLRMRHAWEIDKKWMLWLGGLVPAIGLAIRAFTQVGEGVMTAVPVYHPFMIEIEMADRESQKVPLKLEKERWTLDFEAIEAAIRPNTKLFLLCNPHNPVGTMFTRDELQHLHDICQRHGIIVCSDEIHCDLILDDTKKHISYATLSPEAAQNSITLLAPSKTFNLAGLGCSLVVIANEELRAKFVHTKAGLMPMLSAYAYEAALAAYRDGASWHEELLDYLKENHDLLLAAVNRMKGLKMRPLEATYLAWIDTRDSGLTDVAKRFEEAGVGINDGAIFGEPGFIRLNFACTRATLEEVLRRMKTVFV; encoded by the coding sequence ATGAGCATTTTCGATACAGAAATCAACCGTCGCCACACCAATAGTTATAAATGGGATAAATATCCCGAGAATGTCCTGCCAGTTTGGGTGGCCGACATGGACTTTCAGGCCGCACCTCCCATACTTGAAGCGTTAAATAGAGTTACTCAACATGGCGTTTTTGGCTATTCTCGCTGTCCTGATGAACTGAATGAGGTTATGATGGAACGTCTTCGTATGCGTCATGCGTGGGAAATTGATAAAAAATGGATGCTATGGCTGGGAGGTTTAGTACCGGCCATTGGCCTTGCGATTAGGGCGTTCACGCAGGTGGGTGAAGGGGTGATGACAGCGGTGCCGGTGTATCATCCTTTTATGATTGAAATCGAAATGGCCGATCGTGAATCGCAGAAAGTACCTTTGAAATTAGAAAAGGAGCGTTGGACGCTTGATTTTGAGGCGATTGAAGCGGCCATTAGGCCAAACACCAAACTGTTTTTGCTTTGTAATCCCCACAATCCCGTGGGTACAATGTTTACGCGGGATGAGCTGCAACACTTGCATGACATTTGCCAACGTCATGGTATTATTGTTTGTTCAGACGAAATCCATTGTGATTTGATATTGGACGATACTAAAAAACACATTTCCTACGCCACACTCAGCCCAGAAGCTGCTCAAAACAGCATTACATTACTCGCCCCAAGCAAAACCTTCAATCTGGCGGGCTTGGGTTGTTCGTTGGTGGTGATTGCCAATGAAGAACTCCGCGCCAAATTTGTCCATACCAAAGCAGGATTGATGCCCATGCTTTCGGCGTATGCGTACGAAGCCGCGTTGGCGGCCTACCGAGATGGAGCGTCGTGGCATGAGGAGTTGTTGGATTATTTAAAAGAGAATCATGATTTACTTTTGGCGGCAGTAAATCGAATGAAAGGATTGAAAATGAGGCCATTGGAAGCTACGTATTTGGCGTGGATTGACACTCGTGATAGTGGCTTAACCGACGTAGCCAAACGCTTCGAAGAGGCAGGTGTTGGCATCAATGATGGGGCAATCTTTGGAGAGCCAGGTTTTATTCGACTCAATTTTGCCTGTACCCGCGCTACGCTTGAAGAAGTTTTGAGGAGAATGAAAACGGTTTTTGTGTAA